The DNA sequence ACGCCGTGCTATGTGAAGTTGGGCGAACTTTACGGAAATATAAGAAAACCGTTACCGATGTGGCGGTAATTGTGCTTTATATGTTGGTATTGAACCGGTACATTGGTCATCGATAAGGCCATGTACCGGCCGTGAATCGCGGTTTCGTTATAATGGGGTAAATGGAGCTGTACCAATTTACCCCCTACATATATGGAATAGGTGTTATGGATTGTTCCTAAAGACCTTTCGATAGAAGCTATAGGACAGTGCCAATAGCACCAATGCGATGATAGGGCCAAAGAACTGATCGTCCTTGAGATGGATGTGGGCTTCCAATGCCAATACGAAATCAAAGAACAGTCCGGCATAGGCCCACTCTTTGAGAGTGGGCCATTTATTTCCTAAAATTGCGACTACTGCAAGCAGCTTTGCAATGGCTAGGGGCACCACGATTCGTTCAT is a window from the Muricauda sp. SCSIO 65647 genome containing:
- a CDS encoding DoxX family protein, coding for MKKRTKTLYWIFTGLLSLLMVTSATRYFMDIEQFQNYFVAFGYNERIVVPLAIAKLLAVVAILGNKWPTLKEWAYAGLFFDFVLALEAHIHLKDDQFFGPIIALVLLALSYSFYRKVFRNNP